The Candidatus Neomarinimicrobiota bacterium genome has a segment encoding these proteins:
- a CDS encoding tetratricopeptide repeat protein, protein MIKELPYITVIFIFITGALFAQQDTNDARTALRNGNFEEAVVLFKNVVKEEPGDPGAWFGLGRALHSLEQYNEAISAYHTADSLGFYPQFLQYNLACVYALSGQKPAAFRALQNAIQAGYSNAEHMQEDSDLNSLREEKQFIALVEQADRNARPCEYDSLYRQLDFWIGEWDVYNPQGQMVGHNTIMKTANGCMLLENWKGTGGSNGKSMNFVHPETGQWRQQWVGGSGYIIEYTGEFSDGAMRFSGKNIQMNGTTSLSRMTLTPREDGTVHQLIEQSDDDGKTWQVWFDGTYKPVDGE, encoded by the coding sequence ATGATTAAAGAACTGCCCTATATAACAGTGATCTTTATATTCATTACTGGTGCTCTGTTCGCCCAGCAGGATACAAATGATGCAAGGACAGCGCTTCGGAATGGTAACTTTGAAGAAGCGGTGGTTCTCTTCAAAAATGTTGTAAAGGAAGAGCCGGGAGATCCAGGTGCCTGGTTTGGATTGGGACGCGCACTTCATTCATTGGAGCAATACAATGAAGCGATATCCGCGTATCACACAGCAGATAGTTTGGGGTTTTATCCACAATTTTTGCAATACAACCTGGCATGTGTTTACGCTCTCTCAGGACAAAAACCAGCAGCCTTCCGGGCTCTACAGAATGCCATACAGGCCGGGTACAGTAATGCGGAGCATATGCAGGAGGACTCCGATCTAAATTCGCTTCGGGAGGAGAAACAGTTCATAGCATTAGTAGAACAGGCAGATCGTAATGCGCGCCCCTGCGAATACGACTCATTGTATCGACAGCTGGATTTCTGGATCGGCGAGTGGGATGTATACAATCCGCAGGGTCAAATGGTGGGACACAATACCATTATGAAAACGGCCAATGGCTGCATGCTGCTGGAAAATTGGAAAGGAACAGGCGGCTCAAATGGGAAGAGTATGAATTTCGTCCATCCGGAAACCGGCCAGTGGCGGCAACAATGGGTGGGCGGTTCCGGGTATATCATCGAATATACAGGGGAGTTTTCCGACGGCGCGATGCGATTCTCAGGGAAAAACATCCAGATGAATGGAACGACATCGCTCTCCCGGATGACACTGACTCCCAGGGAAGACGGCACGGTTCATCAACTGATAGAACAATCAGATGATGATGGCAAAACGTGGCAGGTATGGTTCGACGGGACTTATAAGCCTGTGGATGGAGAGTAG